GTACTGGTAACCTAGTTCATTCATCAGCTCTTGCCAATCGGCTCTAAGAGGGTTAGAACCATAATATAAATCTAAAAGTTTAGGGGTAATACATAGGTTAAATTTCCATAAATATCATACACGTAATACGTGTCGTGTCGGCCGTCATTTGTATCGATTCGTTTTAAAACAATCTGCCCCTCTTTGTTTTTGAATTCAACAATAGGTTGACCATTTTCATCAGTAGTCACAGTTTTATACAATGTCCCATCTCCATAATAGACTGGTGAAAGTCGTCTCGTTAGCTCTATCTCATATATTTTGAAGTGGTATTATAAGTTGTCTTTACATCGAAAATAATGACTTCATCATTGGATTTATTTGTTTGATAATCAAATTTAATTTCATGTCCTGAACCTTTCATCCAATCTCTTCCTGGAGCTGCTTGTGACAATACTCGATTTAGAGGTGAATTCTCAAATGTTTTTTCTGAATAAGGGATATAATCTCCTGTTGTTTCTAAATAAAAAGTATCTCCTGTATTCTCAGTATTTAGTTGATTACTTGCTCCAGAAATAGGAAAAGGAAGAAATTCTTTGGCTTGACGTCCAAAACCATCATATTCATAAGGAGTTACAATCGTAGTGCCTGTTGGAGAACCGCCAACTTGTAAGGTTTGTTTTTTCACGTCCTAGACCATCAAAATAAACAACAGTTTCTTTCTTTTCAGAACAATCGGCTTTTAAACATTCGACTGTTTTAATGTAATTCTCTGTAGAGGTTTGTGCATATACACTACCACTTCCTAAAGCTAGAAGCGTACTGTATATAAAATTTTTATAAAAGTGTTTCATTTCGCTCTAGCTTAAGGTTGTTTGTAGTTGTACTTGAAAGTTTTTAAAACTTCTTGTTTATCATTTCTGATTTCTTCTAAACGGTTAGCAGTATCGTATTTGTAATATTCTGTTTGGCCGTTTGGTCCTGTAATACTTGTGACACCAATAAGTGGTTGATATATATAAGACGTGACCATAGCTTGGGGTAATGCTGTACGTAACTAGCAATGAATCTTTCGTTAAAGTACCATTGTTACTTAATGTTTCTAAATTTTGAATAAAACTATTCACCTCTGATAAAGAGGCTCCTTCTATTTTAGCTATTGGATATTGACTATTGTAACCCCAAATAATCGAAACTGGAAGTCCATTTTTAGGAGTATACTGAGTAATATTACCATAATTATCATAGCTGTTATACGCAATAACATCATCACCTTCTACAAATTGATTACTACCCTTTTTCTGAAATACACGTGATTTTTGAACAATTCCGTTAAAATCATTATACTCATTATAAAGAGCTGAAATTACATTTCCACCATTTTTTTGAGAACAGTTATTGGTTCTGAAATTCTATTTTGAGCTGTTAATTTATCAGCCATAGCATTTCCTTTCCAATCTGGTGGGTATTGGTATTCGGTTGATAATGTTTCACCTTTACTATTTGTTGTAGTTTGTTTTGTTAATTGTAAATGGTTTGGGCTATCGTAATTGTAAGTAACATTCTGATGTTACTGCACCTCCTGTTAAGTAGTCTTTGGTAATAGTTTTTGTAGGTTTTTACTGTGCGGCTAAAATTTTGATAACGTTCTATAGAATAATTATATAACCATGTGTCCATAACAGGAAATTGATATTCATAATCTTTTTTAAAAACCCAGTTTGTTATAACATTATTATCCTTTATGGAATTATAAAAATTTTCAGTTTCAGTTAACAAAATATTATTGGAATTAAAATTTTTAGATTTTAACAATGAACTAGAATATCCTTCAGAATTATTTGAACTAGGAACTCCATATATTTTAGCTCCTTGGTAGTTATCACTATCATTATCAGAGGTGATGTGAAAATAATCTTCTTTGTATCCATTATTTTGATTATTTAAATTTGAAATAGAAGTAATGATTCCATATCCAACAGATTGAGATCTTGTATTGTAAAGTTGATTTATGGAAGAATTATTAACACTTAATTTAATGGCATCATGTATAGGTCCTGGACGCTACCATTAATAGAGCAAGTAATTGTAATAGCTGATTTGTCATATAGTTTTGGTGGGTTAACTTCCTTTATTGTCGTAAAACCAGTATTTCGTTCAACAAAAGTATTATAAAAATAATCTTTTTTATTTGTGTTATTAGTCCCGTCAAAATCTGTTGTAGATTTAACTCTTACGCCTCCATAAAACACTTCATAAGTATATGGTTCATACCTCATATTATACTTAAAGTTAACATGTAACTCAACTCGATCTAATCTTGTATCAGCCTCAATAGTAACTCTATATTTATTATTATTAATTGTTTTAATTGGACTGAAATTTATTTCATTTGTAGGTTGATTTTCCCCCACAGTTTTTATAATTTTATCATATCGTCCTTTTCCTGTGAAAATTAATGTATTCTGTCCATTTGTTATATTGTGTATACTCACACTATAAACATCATGAAAATCAATAACATCATTTTCTCTACCAGGACATTTACTTGCAGTATAACTTGATGTAAAATGAATCGATTGTCCATTACTAATGAATTCAAACGATTTTTCAGGAGTACTACTACCACCGCAAGCATCTTTATTTGCTTCTAAATAGCTAGAATCAAATATTTCTCTCATTCCATTTACATTGCTTGAATTACTTTCATATTCAATATTAGAATACCCTTTTGTTGGATATGTAATTCTTTTTAACATGCCATAGTAAGCGGTAGTTGGGTTAACGCTGAGATCAGCTGTAAAATTTGATGCTTGATTTCTTGTAATAAATACTGTTTCAGGATTAACAATTAAACCCTTATCAAATGCTGAGTAATTAGATTTTCCATTGTAATAACCATAAATATCTTTATTCCATGATAATCTTGGTGGAAGACTAGCTAAGTTATAATAATCGAAAGAATGTTTATGTTGAAAAATATTAGAACTATCATAATTGTTAATTTCTTTTAAAAAATAACGATAATGAATAGATGGATTCAAAGAAAGTTTAGAATCTTGAACTTTTTGACTATTATAAATCTCATCATAAATTAGTTCCTCTCGCTTTATTAATTTTGTATTGTTATAAATAGAAATATTACTTAATAATAAACTTCCTTCATCTTTTCTGTCTGTTCTGTAATCAAAAGTAGCCTTGTTATCTCCAAAAACAATTGAAGATAAAGCTTTTGAATTTGTTTGATTTATACTTCTACAAGAAGATGAGTTTCTATCAAATATTAAATTAAATCCTGCCATAGAAAAATCGTTAGGACAAGAAGCAATATACGTTTCATTATAATTCGCTGAAGAAATAAAAGACTGCTGATATGAATTATATGCGAAAGATATTTTTTGATTATTAGGCGTAATAATTTCTTTTAAGTACCAAGCAGAATAATAAGTTGTTTTAGGGCCTACAATACAGTCTTGTGACATTGTATTTTTTTCTACAAAATCTTCATTACCTCCAAGAATATAAATATTACCATTTTTATCGGTAATTTTAAACTCTAAAATAGATCCTATTGTTGAGTATTGAATTCTAACATCATCATCATTTGATTTTAAAATATTAAGATTTTCATCAAAGAAAAAACTAGTTGAAATGTTACCAATATTTACAAAAAACCAATCTTGTTGAGAATCTCTGGTTACATTATCTTTATCTGCATAAGATTTTATTTTTGCAGCATTTGAATTTAATGGTTCAATAGAGTCTGGATACCATCTTTCTTGAGCTTTTTCATCCGCAACACCTCTAACCGTTCTAGAAATAACGCCACCAGCATTCAAAGTCCAACTTGTACCCGTGAAACCAGAAAGTTCATCAATAAGAACTCCATTACTTGAATATGAAAGAGTAATTGGAAGATTTATTCCATGAAAATTAATATCATAAATAGGAATTGAATGTGAAAATGCTCCAGTATTTCCTTGTAATTGAATATCACCATAACGAGATAACTTATAAGCTTCAGGACTTGGAGGAGCAATTTGCGGAACGTAATCTAAATTTTGCCCAAAAACATTTCCTACAACTAACAAAGCAAATAGGATTATACTTTTCTTCATGCGTTACTTTTTAATAATTTTTATAGATTCAGTTTGGTTGTCGGTGTTGATTTTTAGGATGTAAACACCAGCAGGATAATTCCCTAAGGAAACAGGCGTAGAACGGTATTTTACATCTTTAGATTGTAAATGTTGACCTGTTAAATTATAGACTTCAACACTTGCTTTTTCGAAGTCTTTGTTGATGAGTACATTCACAATGTCTTGTGTTGGGTTTGGATAAACTTCAATATACGTACGTTTTTCGGTAGAAGATTTATCGCCTAATTTTACCAAATAAAATCGGATTGTCCATTATTACCTTTACCTTCTTGTGTTGAGTTTCCAAATAAAATAAGTGAACCATCACGAGTTGTAATCGCTTTTTCAAGGTAATTAAATCCCTTCTCTCCAAATTGTTTGTCCCAGATTTCTGAACCATTTTCATCAAAAGCTTTAGCGATATAATAACTTTCTATTGAATGATTGTTATTTTTTAACTGTTCTAACGTAGAGATTTTATTCGCTGTAAAAAGGAATTTATTGTTAATCAATTTGATTTCTGTAATAGCTAAATCACTATCTATTCCTAACTCAGTAGTTTTTTGAGTCTGAAAATTAAAATCGGTTTGAATAACTTTTGGTTTTAACTTATTTTCAGCCTTTTCTAGAATAGAAAACAAATAACCATTCTCATTTTCTTGAAAAGAAATCAGTTGATTGTCTGTATTTAAATTTAAGTTATGTTCAGAAAATATTTCTCCTTTTTGATTAACCTGAATTACCCAAGTTCCATTAGATGTTTGATCTATCGTTTTATTTCCA
Above is a genomic segment from Empedobacter stercoris containing:
- a CDS encoding T9SS type A sorting domain-containing protein, producing the protein MVKLGDKSSTEKRTYIEVYPNPTQDIVNVLINKDFEKASVEVYNLTGQHLQSKDVKYRSTPVSLGNYPAGVYILKINTDNQTESIKIIKK
- a CDS encoding DUF6443 domain-containing protein codes for the protein MKKQTLQVGGSPTGTTIVTPYEYDGFGRQAKEFLPFPISGASNQLNTENTGDTFYLETTGDYIPYSEKTFENSPLNRVLSQAAPGRDWMKGSGHEIKFDYQTNKSNDEVIIFDVKTTYNTTSKYMR